The following coding sequences are from one bacterium SCSIO 12741 window:
- the ftsA gene encoding cell division protein FtsA — protein MSLTTDYVVGLDIGTTKIAALIGRKNEHGKLEVLGMGKAPSPGVSRGVVTHITPTVEAIKEAIRQAEERSGVSVQEVNVGIAGQHIRSIQHRGVKIRDSYEDEITRKDVESLRGDMFKLVMQPGEEIIDVIPQEYIVDNEQGIVNPIGMSGGRLEANFHVIIAQVAAVKNIVKCVEKAGLKVLDITLEPLASAEAVLHEDEKEAGVALVDIGGGTTDLAIFQESIIRHSAVIPFGGNIISEDIKEGCSIIRKQAELLKVKFGSALASENLEKEIVSIPGLRGRPAKEISVKNLARIIEARMTEIIEQVYYEIRNSGYENRLIAGIVVTGGGSQLRHITQLFEFTTGMDTRIGYPAEHLASGTEEITSPTFSTGVGLVLKGYEYIDFQQKLAQESASKINSDLLMQQMEQKMQEQQQQQEEELVEEEAETSYTANDLDTPNQEGFLKRLISSTRKFLEEDED, from the coding sequence ATGTCACTTACTACGGATTACGTTGTTGGATTAGATATTGGTACTACCAAAATTGCTGCCTTGATCGGACGGAAAAACGAGCACGGAAAGCTGGAAGTTTTGGGCATGGGAAAAGCCCCATCTCCCGGAGTAAGTCGTGGAGTAGTAACCCACATTACCCCAACAGTAGAGGCTATCAAAGAAGCCATTCGCCAGGCTGAAGAGCGCTCAGGAGTTTCTGTACAAGAAGTGAATGTGGGAATTGCCGGACAACACATCCGAAGCATCCAGCACCGCGGCGTGAAAATTCGCGATAGCTACGAAGATGAAATTACACGCAAAGACGTGGAATCGCTACGTGGCGATATGTTTAAGCTCGTGATGCAACCTGGTGAGGAGATTATTGACGTAATTCCTCAGGAGTACATTGTAGACAACGAGCAAGGTATTGTGAACCCAATTGGTATGTCGGGTGGTCGTTTGGAAGCTAACTTCCACGTGATCATTGCTCAGGTAGCTGCTGTAAAAAACATCGTTAAGTGTGTGGAGAAGGCAGGCCTTAAGGTGCTCGACATCACCCTTGAGCCACTGGCATCTGCAGAAGCCGTACTTCACGAAGATGAAAAAGAAGCGGGTGTAGCCCTGGTAGACATCGGAGGTGGTACTACCGACCTGGCCATTTTTCAGGAGAGCATTATTCGTCACTCGGCGGTAATTCCTTTTGGAGGCAACATCATTAGCGAAGACATTAAAGAAGGGTGTTCCATCATTCGCAAGCAAGCCGAGCTACTGAAAGTAAAATTCGGTTCAGCCCTGGCCAGCGAAAATCTGGAAAAAGAAATCGTTTCCATTCCTGGTTTGAGAGGACGTCCCGCCAAAGAAATATCGGTTAAAAACCTGGCTCGAATTATCGAAGCTCGAATGACCGAAATCATTGAGCAGGTGTACTACGAAATTAGAAACTCAGGCTACGAAAATCGCTTGATTGCTGGAATCGTGGTAACCGGTGGTGGTTCACAATTGCGCCACATTACTCAGCTTTTCGAATTTACTACTGGAATGGATACCCGAATTGGATATCCAGCTGAGCACCTGGCTTCAGGAACCGAAGAAATTACAAGCCCTACATTCTCAACCGGTGTTGGACTGGTATTGAAAGGCTACGAATACATCGACTTCCAGCAGAAGTTGGCTCAGGAAAGCGCTTCCAAAATCAACAGCGATTTGCTCATGCAGCAAATGGAGCAAAAGATGCAGGAGCAGCAACAGCAACAAGAAGAAGAGTTGGTTGAAGAAGAGGCTGAAACCTCGTACACGGCCAACGATTTGGATACTCCTAACCAGGAGGGATTTTTGAAGAGGCTGATCAGCAGCACTCGTAAATTTTTAGAAGAAGACGAAGATTAA
- a CDS encoding FtsW/RodA/SpoVE family cell cycle protein: protein MKEALKYFKGDRAIWLIALILAVFSLLLVYSSIVTLAYKHHGGNTFYYLFRHGLFLGLGFVLMYVTHKMKYSYFSRIAQLLLYLSIPLLLLTLMIGTNLNNASRWLTIPIINQSFQTSDLAKLALIMYVARMIWIKKEVLNKFKEGFLPIIIPVGIVCALILPANFSTAAVLFTCCLVLMFMGGVPFKHFLSLIPAGIVVIAFAFLLAKSFPEVFPRLETWISRIENFSDGENDPNADYQSNQAKVAVALGGPIGVGPGNSSQRNFLPHPYSDFIYAIVLEEYGLIGGVFILALYLILFFRTLRMAGRTDKPFPQLLALGLSFLLVFQAMINMAVAVNLLPVTGQPLPLVSMGGTSTWFTCISIGVILSVSRGIELESKKKIEIDDYAIA from the coding sequence TTGAAAGAAGCACTCAAATATTTCAAAGGAGATCGCGCCATTTGGTTGATTGCGCTCATTCTGGCCGTATTCAGCCTTCTTTTGGTGTATAGCTCCATTGTTACCCTCGCCTACAAACACCATGGTGGTAATACCTTTTATTACCTCTTTAGACATGGCCTGTTTTTAGGGTTAGGATTTGTACTGATGTACGTTACGCACAAAATGAAGTACTCCTACTTTTCGCGTATCGCCCAGCTGCTGCTCTACCTCAGTATACCCTTACTGCTTCTTACTCTGATGATTGGAACAAACCTAAACAACGCAAGTAGGTGGCTAACAATTCCAATTATCAATCAATCCTTTCAAACATCTGACCTCGCCAAGCTGGCCCTAATCATGTATGTAGCCCGCATGATTTGGATCAAGAAAGAGGTACTCAACAAATTCAAAGAAGGCTTTTTACCTATCATCATTCCCGTTGGCATTGTGTGCGCGCTGATACTGCCTGCTAACTTCAGTACAGCCGCCGTATTATTTACCTGCTGCCTGGTTTTGATGTTTATGGGAGGCGTTCCGTTCAAGCATTTTCTATCCTTGATACCCGCTGGTATAGTAGTCATTGCCTTTGCGTTTCTACTCGCCAAATCCTTCCCGGAAGTATTCCCCCGATTGGAAACCTGGATTTCTCGGATTGAAAATTTCTCGGATGGTGAGAATGACCCAAATGCCGACTACCAGTCCAATCAGGCCAAGGTAGCCGTGGCACTGGGTGGCCCCATTGGTGTAGGACCTGGAAATAGCTCTCAGCGAAACTTCCTACCTCACCCATACTCCGATTTTATCTACGCCATTGTTTTGGAAGAATACGGACTGATCGGAGGAGTATTTATACTCGCCTTGTACCTCATCCTGTTTTTCCGAACCCTTAGAATGGCTGGACGAACCGACAAACCTTTTCCGCAACTGCTGGCACTTGGCTTGAGTTTTCTACTGGTCTTTCAGGCCATGATCAACATGGCCGTTGCCGTCAATCTCTTACCGGTTACCGGTCAGCCCCTGCCCCTTGTGAGTATGGGAGGAACTTCCACCTGGTTCACCTGCATCAGCATTGGTGTGATTTTAAGCGTGAGTCGGGGAATAGAATTGGAAAGCAAGAAAAAAATAGAAATAGACGATTATGCCATCGCCTAA
- a CDS encoding PKD domain-containing protein, with product MKKLIPFLVASLLFNLPLIGQNTSADLDGTDGRIVVDSTNFSFTRLSAASFTMWVNADWSSGNNYLLDFAEGGGYANGTNGMRFLLGEFQNQIRLYTYYNQNNTQPVSTGSIAATANEWIHVAAVIEAGRTVGTTTTYNITLYVNGQAEGQGTKGITDANAALRDLHLNAGSNLRLGCRWNQQNNSFLDGALDNVMIYDRALSAAEVMDMACNGSGPTNGRVIYYNFNEGAGTKAFDLSGGGHDGNLMGGYSWSAGVFNGFGSQTPTAAWNENTQAPSLVVQFQNQTQGAAGHLWKFGDGDSSTQTNPRHTYATEGTYNVCLTSENVCGNASSPTCKDINVDCPKAVSAFIYTVEDRKVVFEADTNGIQNFTWTFSDGTQDITGPDKGTASKIFGVYGSYEVCLYVSSPCGVDTLCEMIPVFASGIDESRLEASWKIYPNPSSGMVYVSTTTPFEKGLIVRDISGRVVFETLELIDAEYGLDLSALEAGIYYIEGLTENHISRKQWVKE from the coding sequence ATGAAAAAGCTAATACCCTTTCTTGTAGCCAGCCTTTTATTCAACCTGCCACTAATTGGTCAAAATACATCAGCCGACTTAGACGGCACCGACGGCCGTATCGTGGTGGATTCAACTAACTTCTCTTTTACCCGACTTTCAGCTGCCTCCTTCACCATGTGGGTGAATGCAGATTGGAGTTCCGGAAACAACTACCTGCTCGACTTTGCCGAGGGCGGAGGATATGCCAATGGAACCAATGGCATGCGTTTTTTATTGGGTGAGTTTCAAAATCAAATTCGCCTATACACCTATTACAATCAAAACAATACCCAGCCGGTATCTACGGGTAGTATTGCTGCCACGGCCAATGAGTGGATTCATGTGGCGGCCGTTATCGAAGCGGGTCGAACGGTGGGAACTACTACGACCTACAACATCACGCTGTATGTGAATGGTCAGGCTGAAGGTCAGGGGACCAAGGGCATTACGGACGCCAACGCTGCTTTAAGGGACCTGCACCTTAATGCAGGAAGTAATTTACGCCTGGGCTGTCGATGGAATCAGCAAAACAATTCCTTTCTGGATGGTGCCTTAGACAATGTTATGATCTACGACCGGGCCTTGTCGGCTGCGGAAGTAATGGACATGGCCTGCAATGGTTCTGGTCCTACCAATGGCCGGGTGATCTATTACAATTTCAATGAAGGTGCTGGAACCAAGGCCTTCGATTTGTCAGGCGGTGGCCATGATGGAAACCTGATGGGAGGATATTCCTGGTCAGCTGGTGTATTTAATGGATTCGGATCTCAAACCCCGACGGCCGCGTGGAATGAAAATACACAAGCCCCTTCTTTGGTTGTTCAGTTTCAAAATCAAACGCAGGGCGCAGCGGGACATCTGTGGAAATTTGGAGATGGAGATTCTTCCACTCAAACCAATCCAAGACACACCTATGCGACAGAAGGTACCTACAATGTTTGCCTTACCTCCGAAAATGTTTGTGGTAATGCTTCTTCGCCCACCTGCAAAGACATCAATGTGGATTGCCCAAAAGCGGTTTCTGCCTTTATCTATACAGTAGAGGATCGAAAGGTGGTATTTGAAGCAGATACGAACGGAATCCAGAATTTCACCTGGACATTTAGTGATGGTACACAAGATATCACTGGGCCAGATAAGGGAACGGCCTCCAAAATTTTTGGGGTCTATGGTTCTTATGAGGTTTGCTTGTATGTGAGCAGTCCTTGTGGTGTAGATACCCTTTGCGAAATGATTCCCGTTTTTGCCAGTGGAATCGATGAAAGCCGGCTTGAGGCATCCTGGAAAATTTACCCGAACCCTTCCAGTGGAATGGTTTATGTGTCCACTACAACGCCATTCGAAAAAGGCTTGATTGTACGCGATATTAGCGGTCGGGTGGTATTTGAGACCTTAGAATTGATTGATGCCGAATATGGCCTTGATTTGAGCGCTCTCGAGGCAGGAATCTATTACATCGAAGGATTGACCGAAAACCACATCAGTCGAAAGCAGTGGGTTAAGGAATAG
- the ftsZ gene encoding cell division protein FtsZ, translated as MKFDLPKEQFSIIKVIGVGGGGSNAVNHMYRQGIKDVDFMVCNTDQQALDISPVPVKVQLGSSLTSGLGAGSKSSVGENAAIESIDEIKGLLGETTKMIFITAGMGGGTGTGAAPVIAQAAREMGVLTVGIVTMPFSFEGKKRRRRADEGIKNMRDNVDTLLVINNDKLREMFGNLTLDNAFEEADSVLTTAAKGIAEAITNTGKINVDFNDVKTVMTNSGVAVMGSARATGEDRAQVAVEHALNSPLLSENDIKGAAHVLLNITYGKGEILMDEITEITDFIEDEAGMEAEVIWGHGLDERLEDHEINITIIATGFTHASGETQIIQEEPRTRINRLDDDIKTELTRPIPSQPQRPQATQASIFDASSSQQQTPAPEKNETENLEPVLKSGPAIQKTIEPEDRTIETPSEPKDIIRHQLEDEVPAPTTPESFTSFTQEEPQEDIAETKSYSLEPELKSPDQELAGDKPERIEIEIKKEEPVVAEQPPAPAPAPKEEESNLSPEERHKVAQERMARLRNLSMQLKTPSGIASLESEPAFKRRSVELDDVSHSSESQVSRFTLSESEDEEGKKKTELRSNNSFLHDNVD; from the coding sequence ATGAAGTTTGATTTGCCCAAAGAACAATTCTCCATTATTAAGGTCATCGGTGTAGGTGGCGGCGGAAGCAACGCGGTAAACCACATGTACCGCCAAGGAATTAAGGACGTTGATTTTATGGTATGCAACACCGATCAACAGGCTCTTGACATTAGCCCTGTCCCCGTAAAGGTACAGCTGGGTTCCAGCTTAACCTCGGGATTGGGAGCTGGTTCGAAGTCGAGTGTGGGTGAAAATGCGGCCATTGAAAGCATTGATGAGATCAAAGGATTGTTGGGTGAAACCACCAAGATGATTTTCATTACCGCCGGAATGGGTGGAGGTACCGGAACAGGTGCTGCTCCAGTAATCGCTCAAGCGGCTCGTGAAATGGGCGTATTGACCGTTGGTATTGTAACCATGCCTTTCTCATTTGAAGGAAAGAAACGTCGCAGAAGAGCCGATGAAGGGATCAAAAACATGCGTGATAATGTAGATACCCTTTTGGTAATCAACAACGACAAACTTCGTGAGATGTTCGGGAACCTTACCCTGGACAATGCCTTTGAAGAAGCGGATAGCGTATTGACCACGGCCGCTAAAGGAATTGCCGAGGCCATTACCAATACCGGTAAAATAAACGTGGATTTCAACGATGTGAAAACGGTTATGACCAACAGTGGTGTAGCCGTTATGGGATCGGCAAGAGCCACTGGAGAAGACCGTGCTCAGGTAGCTGTTGAACATGCATTGAACTCACCTCTATTGAGCGAAAACGACATCAAAGGTGCCGCTCATGTACTGTTGAACATTACCTATGGTAAAGGTGAGATTCTGATGGATGAAATCACCGAAATCACCGATTTCATCGAAGACGAAGCGGGAATGGAAGCGGAAGTTATCTGGGGACACGGTTTGGACGAAAGACTGGAAGATCACGAGATCAACATTACGATTATCGCTACTGGTTTTACCCATGCTTCAGGAGAAACTCAGATTATCCAGGAAGAACCCAGAACGCGTATTAATCGCCTGGATGACGACATCAAAACTGAATTGACTCGTCCTATTCCATCGCAACCACAGCGCCCACAGGCCACTCAGGCAAGTATTTTTGATGCTTCATCATCACAACAACAGACGCCTGCTCCTGAAAAAAATGAAACTGAAAACCTGGAACCTGTACTTAAATCAGGCCCAGCGATACAAAAGACAATAGAGCCCGAAGACAGAACCATTGAAACGCCTTCGGAGCCCAAGGATATTATTCGTCATCAATTAGAGGACGAGGTCCCTGCCCCAACAACTCCTGAGTCTTTTACTTCATTCACCCAGGAAGAGCCTCAGGAAGACATCGCCGAAACGAAAAGCTACTCCCTGGAACCGGAACTCAAGTCTCCGGACCAGGAATTGGCTGGCGACAAACCAGAACGTATCGAAATTGAGATTAAAAAGGAAGAGCCCGTTGTAGCTGAACAGCCTCCGGCACCTGCTCCTGCTCCTAAAGAGGAAGAGTCTAACCTTTCTCCAGAAGAGAGACACAAGGTAGCCCAGGAAAGAATGGCTCGATTGAGAAACTTGAGCATGCAGCTGAAAACGCCATCGGGAATCGCCTCTTTGGAAAGTGAGCCTGCATTTAAGCGTCGTTCCGTAGAATTGGATGATGTTTCTCACTCTTCTGAGTCTCAGGTTTCTCGTTTTACCCTTTCCGAATCAGAAGACGAAGAAGGAAAAAAGAAAACCGAACTCCGTTCTAACAATTCATTCTTACACGATAACGTAGACTAA
- a CDS encoding GatB/YqeY domain-containing protein, with product MTLAEQVNADIKDAMKAKEREKLDALRAVKSALLLAATEKGANNEVSEEAGIQVIQRLIKQRNEAAEAYLGQNRQDLADVELAQVKVIEKYMPEQLSEEEVEEGLKSIIAETGASSMKDMGKVMGMATKKFSGKADNKLVSQLVRKMLS from the coding sequence ATGACTCTTGCCGAACAAGTAAACGCAGACATTAAAGATGCCATGAAGGCCAAAGAGCGTGAAAAACTCGACGCTCTTCGTGCTGTAAAATCAGCTTTGTTGCTGGCCGCCACTGAAAAAGGCGCAAATAACGAGGTTTCTGAAGAAGCCGGAATCCAAGTTATTCAACGACTGATCAAGCAGCGCAATGAGGCAGCAGAAGCCTACCTGGGCCAAAACCGTCAAGACCTGGCCGATGTAGAGTTGGCTCAAGTAAAAGTCATTGAAAAATACATGCCTGAACAACTCTCGGAAGAAGAGGTTGAAGAAGGACTCAAAAGCATCATCGCCGAAACCGGAGCAAGCTCCATGAAAGACATGGGAAAAGTGATGGGAATGGCCACTAAAAAATTTTCTGGCAAAGCAGACAATAAACTTGTATCGCAGCTCGTTAGAAAGATGCTGAGTTAA
- the murG gene encoding undecaprenyldiphospho-muramoylpentapeptide beta-N-acetylglucosaminyltransferase, with product MPSPKIIISGGGTGGHIFPAIAIADSLKEKLDDPDILFVGAQGKMEMEKVPQAGYPIEGLWISGFQRNLSLRNLMFPFKVIQSILDARKIVKKFNPDVVIGTGGYASGPVLRVASKLKIPTLIQEQNSYAGVTNKILGKSVSKVCVAFENMDGFFPAEKLVLTGNPVRSEVIDIAGKKEEAQEFFQLDPNKKTLLIIGGSLGAKAVNDSLLLSLNEINDSPYQLVWQTGKISYPGVKAAVDKLSSESIRVHEFIRRMDLAYAAADLVISRAGAIAVSELCLTGKPCILVPLPSAAEDHQTKNAVALAQHDATVIVKNAEAPDRLWSEATRLLDSDTELQKLTENITRLGLPNSADLIADEVIQLMKH from the coding sequence ATGCCATCGCCTAAAATCATCATTTCTGGAGGAGGAACTGGAGGTCACATCTTTCCGGCTATCGCCATTGCAGATTCCCTCAAAGAAAAGCTGGATGATCCAGACATTCTCTTCGTTGGCGCCCAGGGCAAAATGGAAATGGAAAAAGTTCCTCAAGCCGGTTACCCAATTGAAGGATTGTGGATCAGTGGGTTTCAGCGAAATCTGAGTCTACGCAATCTCATGTTTCCTTTTAAGGTTATCCAGAGTATACTCGACGCCCGCAAAATCGTCAAAAAATTCAATCCCGATGTGGTTATTGGAACCGGTGGTTATGCCTCAGGTCCGGTTTTGAGAGTTGCCTCCAAGCTCAAAATCCCTACCCTTATCCAAGAGCAAAACTCCTATGCGGGAGTCACCAATAAGATTTTGGGCAAATCCGTAAGTAAGGTATGCGTAGCCTTTGAAAATATGGACGGCTTTTTTCCTGCCGAAAAACTGGTTTTAACTGGAAATCCCGTTCGCTCAGAAGTTATTGACATAGCTGGCAAAAAAGAAGAAGCACAGGAATTTTTCCAACTCGATCCAAACAAAAAAACACTACTCATCATTGGTGGAAGTTTAGGAGCCAAGGCGGTTAATGACAGCCTGCTTCTGAGCCTCAACGAAATCAATGACAGCCCCTACCAATTGGTATGGCAAACCGGAAAAATTTCCTATCCTGGAGTAAAAGCAGCAGTAGATAAACTGAGCAGCGAATCGATTCGGGTTCATGAATTTATTCGAAGAATGGACTTGGCTTATGCAGCGGCAGATCTCGTTATATCCAGAGCCGGAGCTATTGCTGTTTCCGAATTGTGCTTAACCGGAAAACCTTGCATTCTTGTTCCGCTACCAAGCGCTGCAGAAGATCATCAAACCAAAAATGCCGTGGCCCTGGCTCAACATGACGCCACCGTCATCGTAAAAAATGCGGAAGCTCCAGATCGCCTTTGGTCAGAAGCAACCCGATTGCTTGACTCCGACACCGAATTACAGAAACTAACCGAAAACATTACCCGACTTGGACTGCCCAATTCAGCCGATTTGATCGCAGATGAAGTCATTCAATTGATGAAACATTAA
- a CDS encoding UDP-N-acetylmuramate--L-alanine ligase yields the protein MDLSQVRRIYFVGIGGIGMSSLARYFHQLGYAVGGYDKTPSPVTRGLESEGISVTFDHTPQVNDELPDFVVRTPAVPADNPLLHYFQEKGIPLYKRSEVLGMITRKSPTIAVAGTHGKTTVSTMTAHLLKHAGVRCAAFLGGISLNYNTNLLLDENAEWTVVEADEYDRSFLQLYPKIGTITSVDADHLDIYSSEQDLHETFKTFTHQIDRDGKLIINDRVTIPLEGPGKPVIYSSKKDANIQAINLKSEQGHSHFDLEIKGQVYTDFRLSFPGRHNVENACAAVAAALEAGVSPEQCRQGLAAFKGIFRRYEYKIHQEDLIYIDDYAHHPEELRAVIEATRELFPGKSITGIFQPHLFSRTRDFADGFAESLSLLDEIFLLDIYPAREKPLPGVDSQMLLDRIVIKNKKLVKKDALLAKDFFKNKNLQILMTLGAGDIGELANPLRDNLLEITAE from the coding sequence ATGGATTTAAGTCAAGTCCGTCGTATCTATTTTGTGGGTATTGGAGGCATCGGAATGTCTTCCCTGGCCCGGTATTTCCATCAACTGGGATACGCCGTTGGAGGTTATGACAAAACTCCCTCGCCCGTTACAAGAGGACTTGAATCGGAAGGCATTTCCGTCACCTTTGACCACACTCCACAGGTAAATGATGAACTGCCCGATTTCGTGGTACGAACCCCAGCTGTACCCGCCGACAATCCACTTCTTCATTATTTTCAGGAGAAAGGGATTCCCTTGTACAAACGGTCGGAAGTACTGGGAATGATTACCCGAAAATCACCCACAATTGCCGTGGCCGGAACCCATGGCAAAACAACCGTTTCCACCATGACGGCTCACCTACTCAAGCATGCCGGCGTTCGTTGTGCCGCGTTTTTAGGTGGAATCTCACTCAACTACAACACCAACCTACTACTTGATGAAAATGCCGAATGGACGGTAGTTGAAGCTGATGAGTACGACCGCTCGTTTTTGCAGCTCTACCCCAAAATCGGAACCATTACCTCAGTAGACGCGGATCACTTGGATATATACTCCTCTGAACAAGATCTGCACGAAACCTTCAAAACCTTTACCCATCAAATTGATCGAGATGGGAAACTGATCATCAACGACCGGGTAACCATTCCTCTGGAAGGTCCGGGTAAACCGGTAATATACAGCTCAAAAAAAGACGCTAACATCCAGGCCATCAATCTAAAAAGCGAACAAGGCCATTCTCATTTTGATTTGGAAATTAAGGGGCAAGTCTACACCGACTTTAGACTCTCTTTTCCAGGAAGACACAACGTAGAAAACGCTTGTGCTGCGGTAGCTGCAGCCCTTGAAGCAGGTGTATCACCCGAGCAGTGTCGCCAAGGCCTCGCTGCCTTCAAAGGCATTTTTAGAAGGTATGAGTACAAGATTCATCAGGAGGACTTGATCTACATTGATGACTATGCGCATCACCCCGAAGAATTGAGAGCCGTAATTGAGGCCACCCGTGAGTTGTTTCCGGGAAAATCCATTACCGGAATCTTTCAACCCCACCTATTTTCAAGGACTCGCGATTTTGCAGATGGCTTCGCCGAATCCCTCTCCCTATTGGATGAAATATTCCTGTTGGACATCTATCCGGCACGCGAAAAACCCTTACCTGGCGTGGATTCCCAGATGCTTTTGGACCGCATAGTTATCAAAAACAAAAAGTTAGTAAAAAAGGATGCGCTTTTAGCGAAAGACTTCTTTAAAAACAAAAATTTACAAATACTAATGACCTTAGGGGCAGGTGACATCGGTGAACTCGCCAATCCTCTAAGAGACAATTTATTAGAAATCACAGCAGAGTGA